A single Muntiacus reevesi chromosome 9, mMunRee1.1, whole genome shotgun sequence DNA region contains:
- the EIF4G2 gene encoding eukaryotic translation initiation factor 4 gamma 2 produces the protein MALRTAARLRRNRAWPCGSSPSPCADWRQAAARPLIGWRRSHSGRLCSDSSELFQAGSDSFLPLPSPFFVFRSPSPSLPRPRRPDPEEAAAVAAAEFSVKRFLRASGTWKFLVFVLPSLRWRSRRKSAALVVGLRLYSWLLAAVLRGARAGPGRAGPGQGAGFSFLPSSSLPTPSINIILLKILRCQAAKVESAIAEGGASRFSASSGGGGSRGAPQHYPKTAGNSEFLGKTPGQNAQKWIPARSTRRDDNSAANNSANEKERHDAIFRKVRGILNKLTPEKFDKLCLELLNVGVESKLILKGVILLIVDKALEEPKYSSLYAQLCLRLAEDAPNFDGPAAEGQPGQKQSTTFRRLLISKLQDEFENRTRNVDVYDKRENPLLPEEEEQRAIAKIKMLGNIKFIGELGKLDLIHESILHKCIKTLLEKKKRVQLKDMGEDLECLCQIMRTVGPRLDHERAKSLMDQYFARMCSLMLSKELPARIRFLLQDTVELREHHWVPRKAFLDNGPKTINQIRQDAVKDLGVFIPAPMAQGMRSDFFLEGPFMPPRMKMDRDPLGGLADMFGQMPGSGIGTGPGVIQDRFSPTMGRHRSNQLFNGHGGHIMPPTQSQFGEMGGKFMKSQGLSQLYHNQSQGLLSQLQGQSKDMPPRFSKKGQLNADEISLRPAQSFLMNKNQVPKLQPQITMIPPSAQPPRTQTPPLGQTPQLGLKTNPPLIQEKPAKTSKKPPPSKEELLKLTETVVTEYLNSGNANEAVNGVREMRAPKHFLPEMLSKVIILSLDRSDEDKEKASSLISLLKQEGIATSDNFMQAFLNVLDQCPKLEVDIPLVKSYLAQFAARAIISELVSISELAQPLESGTHFPLFLLCLQQLAKLQDREWLTELFQQSKVNMQKMLPEIDQNKDRMLEILEGKGLSFLFPLLKLEKELLKQIKLDPSPQTIYKWIKDNISPKLHVDKGFVNILMTSFLQYISSEVNPPSDETDSSSAPSKEQLEQEKQLLLSFKPVMQKFLHDHVDLQVSALYALQVHCYNSNFPKGMLLRFFVHFYDMEIIEEEAFLAWKEDITQEFPGKGKALFQVNQWLTWLETAEEEESEEEAD, from the exons ATGGCTTTGCGCACTGCGGCGCGGCTGCGCCGCAACCGAGCTTGGCCCTGTGGCTCCTCCCCGTCGCCCTGCGCTGATTGGCGGCAGGCAGCAGCCAGGCCGCTGATTGGGTGGCGAAGGAGCCATTCGGGGCGGCTCTG CAGCGACTCCTCTGAGCTGTTTCAAGCCGGTTCcgactccttcctcccccttccctctcccttttttgttttccgttccccttccccctcccttccccgtCCCCGACGACCGGATCCTGAGGAGGCAGCTGCGGTGGCAGCTGCTGAGTTCTCGGTGAAG CGTTTCCTCCGGGCTTCTGGCACCTGGAAATTCCTCGTCTTTGTTCTTCCTTCCCTTCGTTGGCGGAGTAGGAGGAAGTCGGCAGCCTTGGTGGTTGGTCTACGGCTGTATTCGTGGCTGTTGGCGGCCGTCCTCCGCGGggcccgggccgggccgggccgggccgggccgggccaaGGCGCGG GTTTTTCATTTCTCccatcctcttccctccccaccccatccattAATATTATTCTTTTGAAGATTCTTCGTTGTCAAGCCGCCAAAGTGGAGAGTGCGATCGCAGAAGGGGGTGCTTCTCGTTTCAG TGCTTCTTCGGGCGGAGGAGGAAGTAGGGGTGCACCTCAGCACTATCCCAAGACTGCTGGCAACAG CGAGTTCCTGGGGAAAACCCCAGGGCAAAACGCTCAGAAATGGATTCCTGCACGAAGCACTAGACGAGATGACAACTCCGCAGCAAACAACTCCGCAAATGAAAAAGAACGACATGATGCAATCTTCAGGAAAGTAAGAGG CATATTAAATAAGCTTACTCCTGAGAAGTTTGACAAGCTATGCCTTGAGCTCCTCAATGTGGGTGTAGAGTCTAAACTCATCCTTAAAGGGGTCATACTGCTG ATTGTGGACAAAGCCCTAGAAGAGCCAAAGTATAGCTCGCTGTATGCTCAGCTATGTCTGCGATTGGCAGAAGATGCACCAAACTTTGATGGCCCAGCAGCAGAGGGTCAACCAGGACAGAAGCAAAGCACA ACATTCAGACGCCTCCTAATTTCCAAATTACAAGATGAATTTGAAAACCGAACCAGAAATGTTGATG tCTATGATAAGCGTGAAAATCCCCTCCTCCCTgaggaggaggaacagagagCTATTGCCAAGATCAAGATGTTGGGGAACATCAAATTCATTGGAGAACTTGGAAAGCTTGATCTTATTCATGAATCTATCCTTCATAAGTGCATCAAAACA cttttggaaaaaaagaagagagtccAACTCAAAGATATGGGAGAGGATTTGGAGTGCCTCTGTCAGATAATGAGGACAGTGGGACCTAGGTTAGACCATGAACGAGCCAAG tccTTAATGGATCAGTACTTTGCCCGAATGTGCTCCTTGATGTTAAGTAAGGAATTGCCGGCGAGGATTCGTTTCCTGCTGCAG GATACCGTAGAGTTGCGAGAACACCATTGGGTTCCTCGCAAAGCTTTTCTTGACAATGGACCAAAGACGATCAATCAAATCCGTCAAGATGCAGTAAAA GATCTAGGAGTGTTTATTCCTGCTCCTATGGCTCAAGGGATGAGAAGTGACTTCTTTCTGGAGGGACCGTTTATGCCACCCAGGATGAAAATGGATAGGGACCCACTTGGAGGACTTGCTGATATGTTTGGACAAATGCCAG GAAGCGGAATTGGTACTGGTCCAGGAGTTATCCAGGATAGATTTTCACCCACCATGGGGCGCCATCGTTCAAATCAGCTCTTCAATGGCCATGGGGGACACATCATGCCTCCCACACAGTCGCAGTTTGGGGAGATGGGAGGCAAGTTTATGAAAAGCCAG GGGCTAAGCCAGCTCTACCATAACCAGAGTCAGGGACTCTTATCCCAGCTGCAAGGACAGTCGAAGGATATGCCACCTCGGTTTTCTAAGAAAGGACAGCTTAATGCAGATGAG ATTAGCTTGAGGCCTGCTCAGTCTTTCCTAATGAATAAAAATCAAGTGCCAAAGCTTCAGCCCCAGATAACTATGATTCCTCCTAGTGCACAACCACCACGCACTCAAACGCCACCTCTGGGACAG ACACCTCAGCTTGGTCTCAAAACTAATCCACCACTTATCCAGGAAAAGCCTGCCAAGACCAGTAAAAAGCCACCACCATCAAAGGAAGAACTGCTTAAACTAACC GAAACTGTTGTAACTGAATACCTGAATAGTGGAAATGCAAATGAAGCTGTCAATGGTGTAAGAGAGATGAGAGCTCCTAAACACTTCCTTCCTGAGATGTTAAGCAAAGTAATCATCCTGTCACTGGACAGAAGTGATGAAGATAAAGAAAAAGCAAGTTCTTTGATCAGTTTACTCAAACAGGAAGGGATAGCCACAAGTGACAACTTCATGCAG GCTTTCCTGAATGTATTGGACCAGTGCCCCAAACTGGAGGTTGACATCCCCTTGGTGAAATCATATTTAGCACAGTTTGCAGCTCGTGCTATCATTTCGGAGCTGGTGAGCATTTCAGAACTAGCTCAACCACTGGAAAGTGGCAcccattttcctctcttcttacTTTGTCTTCAGCAATTAGCTAAATTACAAGATCGAGAATGGTTAACAGAGCTTTTCCAACAAAGCAAGGTCAATATGCAGAAAATGCTCCCAG AAATTGATCAAAATAAGGACCGCATGTTGGAGATCTTGGAAGGAAAGGGACTGAGTTTCTTATTCCCACTTCtcaaattggagaaggaactgtTAAAGCAAATAAAGTTGGATCCATCCCCTCAAACcatatataaatggattaaagataacATCTCTCCCAAACTTCATGTAGATAAAGGATTTGTGAACATCTTAATGACTAG CTTCTTACAGTACATTTCTAGTGAAGTAAACCCACCCAGTGATGAAACAGATTCTTCCTCTGCTCCTTCCAAAGAACAGTTAGAGCAGGAAAAACAACTGCTTCTTTCCTTCAAGCCAGTAATGCAGAAATTCCTTCATGATCATGTTGATCTACAAGTTAGTGCCCTCTATGCTCTTCAGGTGCACTGCTACAACAGCAACTTCCCAAAAG GCATGTTACTCCGCTTTTTTGTTCACTTCTATGACATGGAAATTATTGAAGAAGAAGCTTTCTTGGCTTGGAAAGAAGATATAACCCAAGAGTTTCCAGGGAAAGGCAAGGCTTTGTTCCAG GTGAATCAGTGGCTAACCTGGCTAGAAACTGCTGAAGAAGAAGAATCAGAGGAAGAAGCTGACTAA